A genomic window from Cryobacterium sp. SO2 includes:
- the tsaD gene encoding tRNA (adenosine(37)-N6)-threonylcarbamoyltransferase complex transferase subunit TsaD, with protein MVLGIETSCDETGIGIVRGTTLLSNTIASSMDEHARYGGVVPEVAARAHLEEMVPAIHAAVAEAGIRLDEIDAIAVTSGPGLAGALMVGVGAAKSLAIALDVPIYAVNHLVGHVGADLLRGEGVTTDAPLEYPTIALLVSGGHTSLLLVRDLVSDVELLGETIDDAAGEAFDKVARVLGLPYPGGPQIDRVAATGSPTAIRFPRGLSHQKDVAKHRYDFSFSGLKTSVARWVEQKQDAGETVPIDDVAASFREAVVDVLLTKAVAACTDLGVPRLLLGGGVIANARLRQVAQERTDAAGIALRIPPLSLCTDNGAMIAALGAQLIMAGHSPSTLDFGADSTLPVSVIQA; from the coding sequence CTGGTGCTCGGCATCGAGACCTCCTGCGACGAGACCGGCATCGGCATCGTGCGCGGCACCACCCTGCTCTCCAACACCATCGCCTCGTCGATGGACGAACACGCCCGCTACGGCGGCGTCGTGCCGGAGGTGGCCGCCCGCGCCCACCTCGAGGAGATGGTGCCCGCCATTCACGCGGCCGTCGCCGAGGCCGGCATCCGCCTCGACGAGATCGACGCCATCGCCGTGACCAGCGGGCCCGGCCTGGCCGGTGCCCTGATGGTGGGCGTCGGCGCCGCCAAATCCCTGGCCATCGCGCTGGACGTGCCGATCTACGCCGTCAACCACCTGGTCGGGCACGTCGGCGCCGACCTACTGCGCGGCGAGGGCGTCACAACGGATGCTCCGCTGGAATACCCGACCATCGCGCTGCTGGTCTCCGGCGGGCACACCTCCCTGCTGCTCGTACGTGACCTCGTCTCCGACGTTGAGCTGCTCGGCGAGACCATCGACGACGCCGCCGGCGAGGCATTCGACAAGGTCGCCAGGGTGCTCGGCCTGCCTTACCCCGGCGGCCCGCAGATCGACAGGGTCGCCGCCACCGGCAGCCCCACCGCCATCCGCTTCCCCCGCGGCCTCAGCCACCAGAAGGACGTCGCCAAGCACCGCTACGATTTCTCCTTCTCCGGCCTGAAGACCTCGGTGGCCCGCTGGGTGGAGCAGAAACAAGACGCCGGCGAGACCGTGCCGATCGACGACGTCGCGGCGAGCTTCCGCGAAGCCGTCGTCGACGTGCTGCTCACCAAGGCCGTCGCGGCCTGCACCGACCTGGGGGTTCCCCGGCTGTTGCTCGGCGGCGGCGTGATCGCCAATGCCCGGCTGCGCCAGGTGGCTCAAGAACGCACGGATGCGGCCGGCATCGCGCTGCGCATCCCGCCGCTTTCGCTCTGCACCGACAACGGCGCCATGATCGCGGCGCTCGGCGCGCAGCTGATCATGGCCGGGCACTCTCCGTCCACCCTCGATTTCGGTGCGGATTCGACCCTGCCGGTGTCCGTCATCCAGGCCTGA
- the tsaB gene encoding tRNA (adenosine(37)-N6)-threonylcarbamoyltransferase complex dimerization subunit type 1 TsaB, which translates to MLLAIDTSAGTSVAVVDLANGVIAERGVADTMRHAEVVGRLIQECLTEAAVPVSALSGVVGGMGPGPFTGLRVGIAAARVFALGIDRPLVPVISHDAIAYGHYRTGHTGPLLVVTDARRREVYWSAYSGADAAGLPVRIGSPALAKPAELLEADFVHAGLPRLDAATISAGDLGMVAEFTFAAGHPFAADDALYLRSPDVTVSKNGPKRVS; encoded by the coding sequence GTGCTCCTCGCCATTGATACCTCCGCCGGCACCAGCGTCGCCGTCGTCGACCTGGCCAACGGCGTGATCGCCGAACGCGGCGTCGCCGACACCATGCGGCACGCCGAGGTGGTCGGCCGGCTCATCCAGGAGTGCCTCACCGAAGCCGCCGTCCCGGTCTCCGCGCTCTCCGGCGTGGTCGGCGGCATGGGCCCCGGCCCGTTCACGGGGCTCCGCGTCGGCATCGCCGCCGCCAGGGTCTTCGCGCTCGGCATCGACCGCCCCCTCGTTCCCGTGATCAGCCACGACGCCATCGCCTACGGCCACTACCGCACCGGCCACACCGGCCCGCTGCTCGTGGTCACCGACGCCCGCCGCCGCGAGGTCTACTGGTCGGCCTACAGCGGGGCGGATGCCGCGGGACTGCCGGTGCGCATCGGCTCTCCTGCCCTCGCCAAACCGGCCGAGCTCCTCGAGGCCGACTTCGTGCACGCCGGCCTGCCCCGCCTCGACGCCGCCACGATCTCGGCCGGTGACCTGGGGATGGTGGCCGAGTTCACGTTCGCGGCCGGCCACCCGTTCGCCGCCGACGACGCCCTCTATCTGCGCTCGCCCGACGTGACGGTGTCCAAAAACGGCCCCAAGCGGGTGAGTTGA
- a CDS encoding sulfite exporter TauE/SafE family protein, which yields MSAPRPTGARYWIALVVTGLVGGLLSGIFGVGGGIVMVPLLISLVRMNQRQAATTSLAAIVPTSIVGSLTYLANGHIDLVAGAIIAAGAVVGSVIGSNLLQRIPLFWLRWLFIALLVVVAIRMVIVEPERGAALELSWVVVLGYLALGLAMGVASGLFGIGGGVIAVPALVAVFGVSDLIAKGTSLLVLVPTSIVGTIANLRARLVDLPAGLVVGVAATLAAVPGVALALLIPPRLSSILFAVLLLLAAAQLTVKAIRTQRA from the coding sequence ATGAGCGCCCCGCGCCCCACCGGCGCGAGATACTGGATCGCCCTCGTCGTCACCGGACTGGTCGGCGGACTGCTCTCGGGCATCTTCGGCGTGGGCGGCGGCATCGTGATGGTGCCGCTGCTGATCTCCCTGGTGCGCATGAACCAGAGGCAGGCCGCCACCACCTCGCTCGCGGCGATCGTGCCCACCTCGATCGTGGGGTCGCTCACCTACCTGGCCAACGGCCACATCGACCTCGTCGCCGGCGCGATCATCGCCGCCGGCGCCGTAGTGGGGTCGGTGATCGGCAGCAACCTGCTGCAACGCATCCCGCTGTTCTGGCTGCGCTGGCTGTTCATCGCTCTGCTGGTCGTGGTGGCCATTCGCATGGTCATCGTGGAGCCGGAGCGCGGCGCCGCCCTCGAACTGAGCTGGGTCGTGGTGCTCGGCTACCTCGCCCTGGGGCTCGCGATGGGCGTCGCCTCGGGCCTGTTCGGCATCGGCGGGGGAGTGATCGCGGTGCCGGCACTCGTGGCAGTGTTCGGCGTGAGCGACCTCATCGCCAAGGGCACCTCGCTGCTGGTGCTGGTGCCCACGAGCATCGTCGGCACCATCGCCAATCTGCGTGCCAGGCTCGTCGACCTGCCCGCCGGCCTCGTGGTGGGCGTGGCCGCCACGCTGGCGGCGGTGCCGGGGGTCGCCCTCGCGCTGCTGATCCCGCCGCGCCTGTCCAGCATCCTCTTCGCCGTGCTCCTCCTGCTCGCCGCCGCGCAGCTCACCGTGAAGGCCATCCGCACCCAGCGCGCCTGA
- the tsaE gene encoding tRNA (adenosine(37)-N6)-threonylcarbamoyltransferase complex ATPase subunit type 1 TsaE, which produces MRRIIPDPESMHAFGQELAGLLRAGDLMVLTGPLGAGKTTFTRGLGEGLRVRGAVTSPTFVLARTHPSTVGGPPLVHVDAYRLSSALELDDLDIDFARSIVVVEWGRGLLEGITESWLDVEIERPLGSSEAQPGAGEDGTDADESVALDLPEPRTVTVTGHGPRWQAGLGLAYPGTPDAPVPA; this is translated from the coding sequence ATGCGCCGGATCATTCCAGACCCCGAGTCCATGCACGCTTTCGGCCAGGAGCTGGCCGGGTTGCTGCGTGCCGGCGACCTGATGGTGCTCACCGGCCCGCTCGGCGCCGGCAAGACCACGTTCACTCGCGGACTCGGCGAGGGCTTGCGGGTGCGCGGCGCCGTCACCAGCCCCACCTTCGTGCTCGCCCGCACGCATCCGAGCACCGTCGGCGGGCCGCCGCTGGTGCACGTGGATGCATACAGGCTGAGCAGCGCCCTGGAACTCGACGACCTCGACATCGACTTCGCCCGCTCCATCGTGGTGGTCGAATGGGGCCGCGGCCTCCTCGAGGGCATCACCGAGTCCTGGCTCGACGTGGAGATCGAGCGCCCCCTCGGGTCGTCCGAGGCCCAGCCGGGCGCCGGGGAGGACGGCACCGATGCCGACGAATCCGTGGCCCTGGACCTGCCGGAGCCGCGCACCGTCACGGTGACCGGCCACGGCCCGCGCTGGCAGGCCGGTCTCGGTCTGGCCTACCCCGGCACGCCGGATGCGCCGGTGCCCGCATGA
- the alr gene encoding alanine racemase: MTDFREAVIDLGAVQANVAHLRRLIGTRHTMAVVKANGYGHGAAQVAAAALAGGADWLGVADIDEALALRAAGIDAPLLAWLHGPDADFAAAIDADIDLGLSSAAQVRQAADAASVLGRTASVQIKLETGLNRNGVDEADWAEVMALAAAFERVGRLRVRGLFSHLANTSPDDDLAAIESFDRGLAAAAAAGLTVDLVHLASTAAALRLPAARYSMVRLGIGIYGQSPFADADSQALGLTAAMTLRGRVAAVRRVAAGAGVSYDYLWRASADTTLALVPLGYADGVPRQAMNAARVAINGVQYPVVGRVAMDQFLVDVGTAPIAVGDVVVLFGDAATGAPTAAEWGAAAGTINYDIITRVGARVPRRYLAAAADAAVPVDEQ, translated from the coding sequence ATGACCGACTTCCGCGAGGCCGTCATCGACCTCGGCGCCGTGCAGGCCAATGTGGCGCACCTGCGCCGGCTGATCGGCACCCGGCACACCATGGCCGTCGTCAAGGCCAACGGGTACGGCCATGGTGCCGCCCAGGTGGCCGCCGCGGCCCTCGCCGGCGGCGCCGACTGGCTCGGCGTCGCCGACATCGACGAGGCCCTGGCCCTGCGCGCCGCCGGCATCGACGCGCCCCTGCTGGCCTGGCTGCACGGCCCTGACGCCGACTTCGCCGCCGCCATCGACGCCGACATCGACCTCGGCTTGTCCTCCGCCGCGCAGGTGCGCCAGGCCGCGGATGCCGCGAGCGTGCTCGGCCGCACCGCATCCGTGCAGATCAAACTCGAGACCGGCCTCAACCGCAACGGAGTCGACGAGGCGGACTGGGCCGAAGTGATGGCGCTCGCCGCCGCGTTCGAACGGGTCGGCCGGCTGCGGGTGCGCGGCCTGTTCAGCCACCTGGCCAACACCTCGCCGGACGACGACCTCGCCGCCATCGAGAGCTTCGACCGCGGCCTGGCCGCCGCGGCCGCCGCGGGTCTCACCGTCGACCTAGTCCACCTCGCCTCGACGGCCGCTGCCCTGCGGCTGCCGGCCGCCCGCTATTCGATGGTGCGGTTGGGGATCGGCATCTACGGGCAGTCCCCGTTCGCCGACGCCGATTCGCAGGCATTGGGCCTCACGGCGGCCATGACCCTGCGCGGCCGGGTCGCCGCAGTGCGCCGGGTCGCCGCCGGCGCCGGCGTCTCCTACGACTACCTCTGGCGCGCGAGCGCGGACACCACCCTGGCCCTGGTGCCGCTCGGCTACGCCGACGGTGTGCCTCGGCAGGCGATGAACGCCGCGCGGGTGGCCATCAACGGGGTGCAGTACCCCGTCGTGGGCCGGGTCGCGATGGACCAGTTCCTCGTTGACGTGGGCACGGCTCCCATCGCCGTCGGCGACGTCGTGGTGTTGTTCGGCGACGCAGCGACCGGCGCGCCCACGGCCGCGGAGTGGGGCGCGGCGGCGGGCACCATCAATTACGACATCATCACCCGCGTCGGCGCCCGCGTGCCCAGACGATACCTGGCCGCCGCGGCGGACGCAGCCGTCCCCGTCGACGAACAGTAG
- a CDS encoding holo-ACP synthase — translation MIKGIGVDIVDLARFDRQVARTPGLVQRLFAPAERALPPHSLAARFAAKEALIKALGDSVGASWQEMEVVSDLHGNPSFALTGVVQAAVAARGVTSVHLSLTHDAGVACAFVVMEGDS, via the coding sequence ATGATCAAGGGCATCGGCGTCGACATCGTCGACCTGGCACGCTTCGACCGGCAGGTGGCCCGCACGCCGGGGCTCGTGCAGCGCCTGTTCGCACCCGCAGAGCGCGCCCTGCCGCCTCACTCCCTGGCCGCGCGGTTCGCCGCGAAGGAAGCCCTGATCAAGGCGCTCGGCGACAGCGTGGGCGCGAGCTGGCAGGAAATGGAAGTGGTGTCAGACTTGCACGGCAACCCGTCGTTCGCCCTCACCGGTGTGGTGCAGGCCGCCGTCGCTGCCCGAGGCGTCACGAGTGTGCATCTGAGCCTCACCCACGACGCCGGGGTGGCCTGCGCGTTCGTGGTGATGGAGGGAGACTCATGA
- the glmS gene encoding glutamine--fructose-6-phosphate transaminase (isomerizing), translating into MCGIVGYVGDNKSVEVLMGGLRRLEYRGYDSAGIAVIDDAGVLNTAKRAGKLAVLAAELEAHPINNGRTGIGHTRWATHGGPTDGNAHPHLGDNGKLALIHNGIIENFSPLKDELLAEGYTFLSETDTEVAAVLLGREYQRLGDLGEAFRTVVARLDGAFTLLAVHQDQPGVVVGARRNSPLVIGLGDGENFLGSDVAAFVEYTRRAVAIGQDQIVTITPDLVTVTDFFGNPVEVEEFDIAWDASASEKGGWSSFMAKEISEQPDAVTNTLRGRIHDGQAVVPELEAFGDDVLAGIRRIVIVACGTAAYAGQTAKYAIEKWAKVPVDVELSHEFRYRDPVLDDHTLVISISQSGETMDTLMAVKYAREAGAKAISICNTQGATIPRESDAVIYTHAGPEVAVASTKGFTAQIAALYLFALHLARVRNTLTPAELAEQVAELQAIPEKLATTLLQGDAVRTLATWMTDTRAVLFLGRHVGFPIALEGALKLKELAYIHAEGFAAGELKHGPIALIEPGQPVFVVVPSPRGSAHLHPKVVSNIQEIRARGARIIAIAEQGDAAVLPFADSVFHIPLAAPLFEPLLAVVPLQMFAIELATAKGLDVDQPRNLAKSVTVE; encoded by the coding sequence ATGTGCGGAATCGTGGGATATGTCGGAGACAACAAAAGCGTCGAAGTCCTCATGGGAGGACTGCGTCGACTCGAGTACCGGGGCTATGACTCCGCGGGAATCGCGGTGATCGACGACGCCGGGGTACTTAACACCGCCAAGCGCGCCGGCAAGCTCGCCGTGCTCGCCGCCGAGCTGGAGGCGCACCCGATCAACAACGGGCGCACCGGCATCGGCCACACCCGTTGGGCCACCCACGGCGGCCCCACCGACGGCAACGCGCACCCGCACCTGGGTGACAACGGCAAGCTCGCCCTCATCCACAACGGCATCATCGAGAACTTCTCCCCGCTCAAGGACGAACTCCTTGCCGAGGGCTACACCTTCCTCAGCGAAACCGACACCGAGGTGGCCGCCGTACTGCTCGGCCGCGAATACCAGCGCCTCGGCGACCTGGGCGAGGCCTTCCGCACCGTCGTCGCACGCCTGGACGGCGCGTTCACGCTCCTCGCCGTGCACCAGGACCAGCCCGGCGTCGTCGTCGGCGCCCGTCGTAACTCGCCGCTGGTGATCGGCCTCGGCGACGGCGAGAACTTCCTCGGCTCTGACGTCGCCGCGTTTGTGGAGTACACCCGTCGCGCTGTCGCGATCGGCCAGGACCAGATCGTCACGATCACCCCCGACCTCGTCACCGTCACCGACTTCTTCGGCAACCCCGTCGAGGTCGAAGAGTTCGACATCGCCTGGGATGCCTCCGCCAGCGAAAAGGGCGGCTGGTCCAGCTTCATGGCCAAGGAGATCTCCGAGCAGCCGGATGCCGTCACCAACACCCTGCGCGGCCGCATCCACGACGGCCAGGCCGTTGTGCCCGAGCTCGAGGCCTTCGGCGACGACGTGCTCGCCGGCATCCGCCGCATCGTCATCGTGGCCTGCGGCACCGCCGCCTACGCCGGTCAGACGGCCAAGTACGCCATCGAGAAGTGGGCGAAGGTGCCGGTGGACGTCGAACTCAGCCACGAGTTCCGCTACCGCGACCCGGTGCTCGACGACCACACCCTGGTCATCTCGATCAGCCAGTCCGGCGAGACCATGGACACCCTGATGGCCGTGAAGTACGCCCGCGAGGCCGGCGCGAAGGCCATTTCGATCTGCAACACCCAGGGCGCCACCATCCCGCGCGAATCCGACGCCGTGATCTACACGCACGCCGGCCCCGAAGTGGCTGTCGCGTCGACCAAGGGCTTCACCGCCCAGATCGCGGCGCTGTACCTCTTCGCGCTGCACCTGGCGCGGGTGCGCAACACGCTCACCCCGGCGGAGCTGGCCGAGCAGGTCGCCGAGCTGCAGGCCATCCCGGAGAAGCTCGCCACCACCCTGTTGCAGGGCGATGCCGTGCGCACACTGGCCACCTGGATGACCGACACCCGCGCGGTGCTCTTCCTCGGCCGCCACGTGGGCTTCCCGATCGCGCTCGAGGGCGCGCTCAAGCTCAAGGAACTCGCCTACATCCATGCAGAGGGCTTCGCCGCCGGTGAACTCAAGCACGGACCGATCGCGCTGATCGAGCCCGGCCAGCCGGTGTTCGTCGTCGTGCCGAGCCCGCGCGGCTCCGCGCACCTGCACCCCAAGGTGGTCTCCAACATCCAGGAGATCCGCGCCCGCGGCGCCCGCATCATCGCGATCGCCGAACAGGGCGACGCCGCGGTGCTGCCGTTCGCCGACTCCGTGTTCCACATCCCGCTCGCCGCACCCCTGTTCGAGCCCCTGCTCGCCGTGGTTCCGCTGCAGATGTTCGCCATCGAACTGGCCACGGCCAAGGGCCTGGACGTCGACCAGCCGCGCAACCTGGCGAAGTCCGTCACGGTCGAGTAA
- the coaA gene encoding type I pantothenate kinase: MSEPVVSPSNNGHSTPFVELDRAVWAALAPSTRLPLRETEVVQLRGLGEPLDINEVSDVYLPLSRLLNLYAAGARQLHRDTSAFLGQRAQRTPFVIGVAGSVAVGKSTIARLLRELLARWEDTPRVELVTTDGFLFPNAELARRGLMERKGFPESYDRRALLRFVSAIKSGAAEVRAPFYSHLNYDIVPDAEVIVRQPDILIVEGLNVLQPPLPGHGLAVSDLFDFTIYVDARTADISRWYEDRFLRLQRGAFTNPKSFFHRFASLSEDEARARARTIWGTINEPNLLQNIRPTRSRATLVLRKDSDHTVDKVLLRKV; encoded by the coding sequence ATGTCCGAGCCGGTGGTGAGCCCCAGTAATAACGGTCACAGCACCCCCTTTGTGGAGCTCGACCGTGCTGTGTGGGCTGCCCTCGCACCCTCCACCCGATTGCCGCTGCGCGAAACCGAAGTCGTGCAACTTCGCGGTTTGGGCGAGCCGCTCGACATCAACGAGGTGTCCGACGTCTACCTGCCGCTCAGCCGGCTGCTGAACCTCTATGCCGCGGGCGCCAGGCAGTTGCACCGCGACACCAGCGCGTTCCTCGGCCAACGCGCGCAGCGCACCCCGTTCGTCATCGGCGTGGCCGGGTCCGTCGCCGTGGGCAAGTCCACCATCGCCCGGCTGCTGCGCGAACTGCTCGCCCGGTGGGAGGACACCCCCCGGGTGGAGCTGGTCACCACCGACGGGTTCCTGTTCCCCAATGCTGAACTGGCCCGCCGTGGGCTGATGGAGCGCAAGGGCTTTCCGGAGTCCTACGACCGGCGCGCCCTGCTGCGCTTCGTGAGCGCGATCAAGAGCGGCGCCGCCGAGGTGCGCGCCCCGTTCTACTCGCATCTGAACTACGACATCGTGCCCGACGCCGAGGTCATCGTGCGTCAGCCCGACATCCTCATCGTCGAAGGCCTCAACGTGCTGCAGCCGCCGCTGCCCGGTCACGGCCTGGCGGTCAGCGACCTGTTCGACTTCACCATCTACGTGGATGCCCGCACGGCCGACATCTCACGCTGGTACGAGGATCGATTCCTGCGACTGCAGCGCGGCGCGTTCACCAACCCGAAGTCGTTCTTCCACAGGTTCGCCTCACTCAGCGAGGACGAGGCCCGGGCGCGTGCGCGCACCATCTGGGGCACCATCAACGAGCCCAACCTGCTGCAGAACATCCGTCCCACCCGGTCCCGCGCCACCCTGGTGCTGCGTAAGGACTCCGACCACACCGTCGACAAGGTCCTCCTCCGCAAGGTCTGA
- a CDS encoding GNAT family N-acetyltransferase, whose product MDFEVRTDRLLLRRWLDSDREPFARLTADAEVMRFFPAALDRAQSDDLAARADALFDAHGYGLWALERLDTGEFIGFTGLAPMPEGIPGSGGVEVGWRLAHAAWGRGFATEAATAALRFGFDTLGLTEVNSITAVINIRSRRVMERLGMRPTGEFDHPRVPAPSPLRRHVRYLLDAPG is encoded by the coding sequence ATGGACTTCGAGGTGCGCACCGACCGGCTTCTGTTGCGGCGCTGGCTCGACAGCGACCGTGAGCCGTTCGCTCGGCTCACCGCGGATGCCGAGGTGATGCGATTCTTCCCCGCCGCGTTGGACCGCGCGCAGAGCGATGACCTGGCCGCTCGCGCCGACGCCCTGTTCGACGCGCACGGCTACGGGCTCTGGGCACTCGAACGGCTGGACACCGGCGAGTTCATCGGCTTCACCGGTCTCGCGCCGATGCCGGAGGGCATCCCGGGCTCAGGTGGCGTCGAAGTGGGCTGGCGGTTGGCCCACGCGGCCTGGGGGCGTGGCTTCGCGACCGAGGCGGCCACGGCCGCCCTGCGGTTCGGGTTCGACACCCTCGGACTGACGGAGGTGAACTCGATCACGGCCGTCATCAACATCCGCTCACGCAGGGTGATGGAGCGGCTGGGCATGCGCCCGACCGGCGAGTTCGATCACCCGCGGGTGCCCGCACCGTCGCCGCTGCGCCGGCATGTGCGCTACCTGCTCGACGCGCCCGGCTAG
- the glmM gene encoding phosphoglucosamine mutase encodes MARLFGTDGVRGLANRDLTAGLALGLAQASAVVLTQGRRAELRRAQGRRPVAVVARDPRISGEFITSAVAAGLASSGVDVLDAGVIPTPAAAFLIADIGADFGVMISASHNPAPDNGIKFFAFGGTKLPDDVEDRIESVLAAGDQLLTPIGGDVGRIRRFADAEDRYVVHLLGTLPHRLDGIHVVLDCAHGAAAGVSPQVFTDAGARVTVIGADPDGLNINDGVGSTHLDNLARAVLEHGADVGIAHDGDADRCLAVDRDGNIVDGDQIMAILAVSMAERGVLKDRTLVATVMSNLGLKKAMAANDIRMIESKVGDRYVLEELDAHGLSLGGEQSGHVIMTKFATTGDGILTGLHLVAEMARTGKTLAELAAVMTVFPQILVNVRGVDHHALAGDEVIAQAVRDAEAELGDTGRVLLRPSGTEPMVRVMVEAADQPTADRLAHALAEVVQSQLALQPI; translated from the coding sequence ATGGCTCGACTATTCGGCACGGACGGCGTCCGGGGCCTGGCTAACCGTGATCTCACGGCTGGCCTGGCCCTGGGCCTCGCCCAGGCGAGCGCCGTTGTGCTCACCCAGGGTCGCCGCGCAGAACTCCGCCGTGCACAGGGCAGACGCCCCGTCGCCGTGGTCGCCCGCGACCCCCGCATTTCCGGTGAATTCATCACCTCCGCCGTTGCAGCTGGCCTCGCCAGTTCCGGCGTCGATGTGCTGGATGCCGGCGTCATCCCGACGCCCGCCGCCGCGTTCCTCATCGCCGATATCGGCGCAGACTTCGGCGTGATGATCTCCGCCTCACACAACCCCGCCCCCGACAACGGCATCAAGTTCTTCGCCTTCGGCGGCACCAAACTTCCCGACGACGTCGAGGACCGCATCGAATCCGTGCTTGCCGCCGGCGATCAGCTTCTCACGCCGATCGGTGGCGACGTCGGTCGCATCCGTCGTTTCGCGGATGCCGAAGACCGCTACGTCGTGCACCTGCTGGGCACCCTCCCGCACCGGCTCGACGGCATCCACGTGGTGCTGGACTGCGCCCACGGTGCCGCGGCCGGTGTGTCGCCGCAGGTGTTCACGGATGCCGGCGCCCGCGTCACCGTGATCGGCGCTGACCCCGACGGCCTCAACATCAATGACGGTGTGGGCTCGACCCACCTCGACAACCTGGCCCGCGCGGTGCTCGAGCACGGCGCCGACGTGGGAATCGCCCATGACGGCGACGCCGACCGCTGCCTCGCCGTGGACCGCGACGGAAACATCGTCGACGGTGACCAGATCATGGCCATCCTCGCCGTGTCGATGGCCGAGCGCGGTGTGCTCAAGGACCGCACCCTGGTCGCCACAGTGATGAGCAACCTCGGCCTGAAGAAGGCCATGGCGGCCAACGACATCCGCATGATCGAGTCGAAGGTCGGCGACCGCTACGTGCTCGAAGAACTCGACGCGCACGGGCTTTCGCTCGGCGGCGAGCAGAGCGGGCACGTCATCATGACCAAGTTCGCCACCACCGGCGACGGCATCCTCACCGGGCTGCACCTCGTCGCGGAGATGGCGCGCACCGGCAAGACCCTGGCCGAGCTGGCCGCCGTGATGACGGTGTTCCCGCAGATCCTCGTGAACGTGCGCGGCGTGGACCACCACGCCCTCGCCGGTGACGAGGTCATCGCGCAGGCCGTGCGCGACGCCGAGGCCGAACTCGGCGACACCGGACGGGTGCTGCTGCGTCCCTCCGGCACCGAGCCGATGGTGCGGGTCATGGTGGAAGCCGCCGACCAGCCCACCGCCGACCGCCTGGCGCACGCGCTGGCCGAGGTCGTGCAGTCCCAGCTGGCCCTGCAGCCCATCTAG
- the rpsI gene encoding 30S ribosomal protein S9: MAKIADQIDATPESYSTETPAEVATKAPRAVLNVPGAAVGRRKQAIARVRIVPGAGKIVVNGRELDDYFPNKLHQQLINDPFKVLDLIGSYDVIARITGGGPSGQAGALRLGIARSLNQIDEENNRAILKKAGFLNRDARVKERKKAGLKKARKAPQFSKR; this comes from the coding sequence GTGGCGAAGATCGCAGACCAGATTGACGCAACTCCCGAGAGCTACTCCACCGAGACTCCCGCTGAAGTTGCAACCAAGGCGCCCCGCGCCGTCCTCAACGTTCCCGGCGCAGCCGTGGGCCGTCGCAAGCAGGCCATCGCCCGCGTGCGCATCGTCCCCGGCGCCGGCAAGATCGTCGTCAACGGGCGCGAGCTCGACGACTACTTCCCGAACAAGCTGCACCAGCAGCTGATCAACGACCCGTTCAAGGTCCTCGACCTTATCGGCAGCTACGACGTCATCGCACGCATCACCGGTGGTGGCCCGTCCGGCCAGGCCGGCGCGCTGCGCCTCGGCATCGCCCGCTCGCTGAACCAGATCGACGAAGAGAACAACCGCGCCATCCTCAAGAAGGCCGGCTTCCTCAACCGTGACGCTCGCGTCAAGGAGCGCAAGAAGGCCGGACTCAAGAAGGCCCGCAAGGCGCCCCAGTTCTCGAAGCGCTAA
- the rplM gene encoding 50S ribosomal protein L13, producing the protein MTRTYTPKASELQHDWVVIDATDIVLGRLASHAAILLRGKHKATFSPHMDGGDFVIIVNAEKIALTGKKLDLKIAYRHSGYPGGLTATNYSEMLEKHPTRAVEKAIRGMLPKNSLGRAQLLKLKVYAGPEHPHAAQQPKPYTLSQVAQ; encoded by the coding sequence GTGACGCGCACTTACACCCCCAAGGCAAGCGAACTCCAGCACGACTGGGTCGTTATTGATGCCACCGACATCGTTCTGGGTCGGCTCGCCAGCCACGCCGCGATTCTTCTTCGCGGCAAGCACAAGGCGACCTTCTCCCCCCACATGGACGGTGGCGACTTCGTCATCATCGTCAACGCCGAGAAGATTGCCCTGACCGGCAAGAAGCTCGACCTGAAGATCGCGTACCGCCACTCCGGTTACCCGGGCGGCCTCACGGCCACGAACTACTCGGAGATGCTCGAGAAGCACCCCACCCGTGCGGTAGAAAAGGCGATTCGCGGCATGCTGCCGAAGAACTCGCTCGGCCGTGCACAGCTGCTGAAGCTCAAGGTCTACGCAGGCCCCGAGCACCCGCACGCTGCGCAGCAGCCCAAGCCGTACACCCTCAGCCAGGTCGCTCAGTAG